The Lolium rigidum isolate FL_2022 chromosome 2, APGP_CSIRO_Lrig_0.1, whole genome shotgun sequence genomic interval CATTTGCCCCTTTAGCAGTTGAGCAGTCCCATCATTCAAGTTGAATCCCAACTGCGGGCAATTATACAATTTGTGCAAGTCGCATCACTTTGAAGTTTAGCAACTTGGTACATGGTGCGTATGCATCTTGTGGTGAATGTGGATGATTTGCTTATTACCATTTCTTTCttcacattaccattgtacattTAGCTGCCATCTACTATGATCATAGATGTACTGTTTGAGTTGGTTAGGTTTCGTAATCAGTAGTGCTGTACATTCTTATTTGCAGTTGATGCTAGGTTTTTGGATGTTACTGCCTGAGTTGGTCAGGGTTCGTAATCAGTAGTGCTGTACATTCTTATTTGCACTTGATGCTAGGTTTGAATTATTTTAGTCATAACACATTTCTAAAAATTGTTTCAGATCAACCCAGAGAAATACAAGAGCATCTCATCTGGGTTTGGTGTGCTGCTAAAGGAGCAAGGAGCAAGGGGATTCTTCAGGGGATGGGTGCCTACCTTGCTTGGTTACAGTGCCCAGGGGGCCTGCAAGTTTGGGTTCTACGAGTTCTTCAAGAAGACCTACTCAGACATGGCTGGGCCTGAGAATGCCATCAAGTACAAGACCCTGATCTACCTTGCAGGGTCAGCTTCTGCTGAGCTGATTGCTGATGTCGCTCTCTGCCCCATGGAGGCTGTCAAGGTCCGTGTGCAGACACAACCTGGATTTGCTCGTGGGTTGAGTGATGGACTCCCCAAGTTCATCAAGGCTGAGGGTGCTGCTGGGTAAGTAATTATCTACCAACTGTCTTAAAAGCTTAATGATTTTGCCACTTGTTTGCTGATCATAGTCCCTAAAAACTTCTACTGGTTAATAATGGCAGGCTTTACAAGGGAATTGTTCCGCTCTGGGGTCGCCAGATTCCTTGTAAGTGCTCCTCTTGCCATTCTGTTGTATTCTATTCTATGAGCATTGATTCTCACTCCTGTAGTTGCACAATTATGGCTTACTTTGGAACCAATTGGTCTAATACTGGTCCTTCCTGTGTATAAACTTGCTACTTTTTGTTTTGCATTGATAGTTATTTGTGATGGCCTGTTACTTTCTCTTCTCCAATGACCCTACTGCTATGAGTGAACTTACCCTTTTGTAGTCAACATTATGTGCATTGTTCACTGCATTGTTTTTTAAAGAAAGCTCCAGAGATTCACTCAATAGCTAAAATGGAAGTTTTGTTGCTGAAGTTTCAAAATTCAATTTCTCACTAAATTGAGGACAATGTTTGTCAGGCAGGACCTTTATTGTACGCCTGTATCCAGTCTTGTTACTTTTATGAAGTTTGCTTTATCTTGACCTGTTTGTAGCTTATGCATACTGATGTTAAGTGATGTAGAATTGTAGATTCCCAGCTAATCATTGATTAGTATTTGCTTCCTTCTCGTAGAAGTTGTCATTTGTGTGATAATTTTAATTAGCAGGTGTAGTCATGTAGATCACATGGTATCTAGATATAATTTAAGTAACTCATGAGGCTGATCATAAAATGTGTAATGTGGCATGTGTAAGCAATGACTTCATTCGGTGGTTGTATTTATATGCTTTGATCTTCTGTAGTTGTTTATAATGTGATGATGTATTCATTCATTACATACTTCAATATTTTTTTCAGACACCATGATGAAGTTTGCTTCCTTCGAGACCATCGTTGAACTCATCTACAAGCACGCTGTTCCAGTTCCAAAATCTGAGTGCAGCAAGTCTTTCCAGTTGGGTATCAGCTTTGCTGGTGGCTACATCGCTGGTGTCTTCTGTGCCATTGTTTCTCATCCAGCTGACAACTTGGTCTCTTTCCTCAACAATGCTAAGGGTGCTACAATGGGAGATGTAAGCATGTTCTCTCCAGTACCCCATATTGAGAGTTCTGATCCTCTTTTTAATCACTGAATAACTTGCTAACTTGATTTTATCATTAAATCTGCAGGCTGTTAAACAGATTGGTGTTCTGGGCCTCTTCACCAGAGGGCTTCCCCTTCGCATTGTCATGATCGGTACTCTTACTGGTGCCCAGTGGGGAATTTACGACGCCTTCAAGGTCATGGTTGGACTGTAAGTATCTCATCCTCTATACTGAATTACTGATTCATCGCTATATACTGGTCGACTAACGATTGGTAATCCGTTGTTTTTCCCAGTCCAACTACCGGTGGTGTTGCACCAGTTCCTGCAGCAGAGGAAGGGAAAGCCATTGCTTGATATTTTCTGCTACGATGATGACGATGTGTTGTTGGATATCATATCGGTGGTTGGGATTGTATCAGTTTAGTTGCGCCAAATGTTTTATTCTTGTAGCAGATGATCATTGTGTCATCATTTTGATGAGAGGAAACTCATTAAGCAGGCCTAGTAGCTCTTTTTTGCCGCCCTCCCCCGGAAGTTTGATTTTGACACAAATAAGTATTAGGACAGCAAGGGTGTTAGAGAGCAGGTTTTGCCATCATCGCCTGTTCTGAGGAATACTCTACTTACACATtgttgtttacctcctatttatgctgTCGAATTTGTGGAATGCCAGCTTCTGAAATGCAATGTTTCGTGCTGGCGCAAGTATATTTATATACTAGCAGTACTTGTTATTTTTTGTTGTTGCTTGCAAACCCCTTTCGTATTGTGCATGATGTCTCCCTGTTCCTTGTTTGACGTGTGCAGCTCGTTGATGTAACGTCTGATCCTGTGTCAAGTGGTAGTTCTAAAAATTTACAAGCTCACTTATCGCTGTGTTGTGTAGTCTGATCGGGGAAGCAGTAGATCTGGGCCACATGGCAGTATATTATAGTAGCAGCGCGAAGTGTTGGTGAGAATTGTCTGTTCTTGTGCGATGCCTGTAGAATTATGCCAATATTTCTGTCATACAGTGATACGGTTTGGTCAGCATACTATGTGCAATGGAATCATTTGCATTGGAACAGACTGAATCTCAATTCTGACCAAGGTCCATCTGCACATAATCCGTTATGGGATATTCTCTAGAGATTGGAGGTACCGAGCGAAGTGAAGATTTTCATTTGAAAAGCTCTACATGGGATAGTTCCCGGATATGCCATACTTGCAAATAGACATGTTCCGGTGTCTTGGCAATGCCCGATCTGTGCTGAAGGTGCAGAAGATATTAGACATATTTTGTTCTGTTGCAATAGAGCAAGGAAGTCTGGCAGGCTTTGGGTTTGAAGGAAACAATCGAGACTTTCTTGGTAGACAGGTCGGGATCCTTCATTTTGGAAGAAATACTTCACAGTGATATCTAGGTGCCTGCCGTTTGGTAACTTACCTGATGCAACGACGACAGAAGCTATTGCATTGCAGAAAGGGATGCGGCTGATTGAAGATTTGGGATGTGCTCCAGTGATAGTTGAATCGGATTCGCTGGAAATTTTCCAAGATTTTAATGGAGCCCGCGAAAATTGGAGCCCTTACTCAGTAACTCATCTATCCTAGCTGATTGCTTCCAAAGGTCTCAAAGGATCTCGGTTCAACATTGCTCAAGGGAGGCTAATATTGTGGCGCATAATTTAGCTAGAGTTGCTTTTGATTCAAAAGCTGCTATTTTTTGGGACTTCGATCCCCTTAGTTTTATAATTCCTTTTGTAATGAACGATGTATCCTTGTTTTGTTTGAGATGAAATAAAGCGCGCCGCATAGCTTTTCCTGAAAAGAACAACCAATTTTGAGAGTTCCCCATAATATAACCCCCTTACTGTATTTTCAGATGCATCTCCACGCACAAGAAAGATTCATGCAACTGAATCTAAATTTAAGCCGGATGCACGTGCAACAGATGCAGCTCCCCTGATGAAATGGAACTCCATAGTATAATCCCCGCAAGTTGGCTCGTTATTCCTTTCCAGCTTTCAGGACGACTAAACCCATTGAACCTGCACGGTCGCGCGAAcaagcgccgccgtcgccgacgacTCCAGAAGCTCTTGGAGCGGTTTCCTAGCGTACGAGCTCCAGTATGTAGCGACTGATCCCTAAGCGTAGTCTGGGCCTCTggggccggcgccgccgcgagAGGAGAGCTGGCGTGCGTGTTTGCATCAGGCATGACGCCGGCGCCCACCCGCGGCCGCCTGCCAGGACTATAGGGGCCGTTTTGTTTTTCTCGTTTTCTGGCTTGTATGCAAACGCGTAGGGGCCGTGGATCAAAAGAAAGTCGTGCCTTGAGCTCTTGTTAAagtaaggctgctcatagtggggagtaacataaggtggtgtcatgcataagttactagttcatgttactaccttcatagtgaaaagtaacttagagatggtatcatgcaaagtcacatttattagtttgtagactcattttatcttggggtgtgtgatgttatggtaacatagctagttaccacctccctctctttcttcatttattgctatgccatgtcaccaaaacaccttGAAATATGTGAggttactacctaagttactcccactatgagcagtctaagcacACCTCTCGTTAAAATACTCCCTACTCATTGGCATGTGAAGGAGATCGCCCGGCCGACCTCGCCTCCAACCGGCAATCATCGAGATCGATTTGATTTATCCTCCCCCCAAGAGATGATAGCATATTTAAATTGAACGGACATGAACAGAGGAGCGAGGCTAACGAGTCTGCAAATGGGACAATAGTTTTGTGTTTGGTTTTAAGGAAACCCAGCGAAGTTGCCTTGTTTAAACTATGTTCTGTATTCTCCCACTGCGTTGTATTGGACAAATTCAATGTAGTATATGGCCAGGGTAGGCTGCCTAGCTGGTTTTGCTGGGCAGCGGCATATAGTATAATCGAAGAAGAATCCATCAAAAGCTTGTGAAGGGTTAGGGGCACTAAAATACATGAATGATTAGCAATGCCCGAGTCCGGGACATTATAGTTTTTTCTCCATACCATATAGCATGGCAAAGACTTCAAATTTGTGGGATTCAGGAAGTTGTAGTTCCATTGGATTTTGATCGGTGTGCAGGAAAATCTCACGACATATCGCCTCCAAAGCTGTCGGATCTCACTTAATCGAACATATGCAGttgttcaaactttttttttggtCCGTGGGTTGAAATAATCATGCAAAGCAGGCTCCATCATTTTATCCGCAACAAAAGAAGGCACGCAACATCATGGACACAAACCATTAAAAAGAAGTCATCCAGCATGAAAGCAAAAGAAAAttcaatactacctccatcccaccaAAAGTGTTTTAGATTTGTGGAAAGTTGAATGTATATCGACACTAAATAATGTGTGGATACATTCAACTTTCGACAAATCTAAGACACTTTtggtggaacggagggagtataagagATGTCTATGTAACATATGCAGAAGCACCTTTGCAATACCAAAGTAAAGCACTTGCAATGGAAAACCATAATAACTGCCACATATTAGATGTGCGCGTGCGATAAGAAATATGCAGGCTTGCACCATGTATGAACAATCTATGCAACATCAACAATCTCACACCTTGGTAGTCACAGATCTCGTCTCCCGGATCTCATTGGAGCCTTGGCACCACCGAATCTAGCAAGTGTGAACCCATCCAACCAAACCTTCTTTCTTGCACAAGCTCCGCGCATGCTTAACATTTAAGTTGTGTTCAAATTCAAGCTCCACGTCATGTCATGATTGTGATCTCACCATCCTCTTCCTCAGTAGATAAGTGGGGCCGACTTATAGACCAGGACAACCGCCTAAGGCAACAACTTATTTAACCTACTTTTTGTATTCAGGCACTGTGTTGTATTTGACAAAATCAATGCAGTTTATATATCCAGAATACGCATCCTAGTTGGTTTTGCTGGGCAATGACATTATTATAAGAAGAGTCCATCAAATTCTATTGAAGGGTTAGGAACACTAAAAATGCAAGAAAGATTAGCAACGCCGGAACCTGATCATAGCAAAGGAAAAAAGGTAGGAAAACGCGAAGTTGTACTTTCATAGGATTGTGGGACACACAAATCTTCAGACCTGTCGTCTCCTAGCCGTTAGATCCCACTTGATTGAGAAAATATCCACCATATGACCATTGCAACATGAAACTCTCGTATAAGTCATTTCCCCATACATATGCAAAGTCTTGCTAAAAATAGGACGCATCATTTTATCCCCGACAAAAAAGGTATGCAACATCATGGCAACAAATCATCGAAAACAAATGGTGCAACATAAAACCAAGAGTATTCAATATAAGAGATGTGTATGCAACATATGCGAAAACATCTTTCAGCTACAAAAGTAACACGGTTACATTGCCACATATCAGACGTGCGTGCAATAAGAAACACACCTTGCATTGTGTTCGAACAAACTATGAAACATCAACAACCCCATAACAATGATAGCCACTCATCTCGCCTCCCGTTGTCGACGGAGCTTTTGGCGCCACATGATCCAGCAAGTCTGAACCCATCGAACATGTCCCGCCTTCTTCCTCGAGCTAGACGTGCGGAGAACATCCAATTTGAGTCAAACTCAAGCTCCATGCCAGGTCATGTATgtgagagatcaccaacttccaTCCATGTACGGTAGGGAAGCATGGCTAGCCTATATACGGGCAAACATGGCGACAGTGCCCACATAGTAAAAATGTGTATTAAACATAATTATTATTAGAAAATAATAATAGCCGACAAGAGTCTAGAGAATATGTAGAAATAACAAAAAAAGATCCAGTTTAGGAGTAAGTCAGCACCATAAACCAATGTATGTACCATGTAGAAACAAATTAATCTGGCAATCATCGGCGACTAGTCTAGTAAGGCTTCTAGTCTCTCTTCGACGCATCTCTTACATATTACACTAAAGTATATCTTTGCTAGAGCAATGTTAGTACCAAGTACAGATCAGACACATGTCACAAACATAATTACTGAACCTCCTATTACATATAAGACACATTTGACAACAAATTACAAGGACATGGCAATGATTTGGTAACAATATTCTCTTGATACTACTCTAGAATTTTCTATCATACCAAATCATAAACCAAAAATCCCTATCAAAATATTCTTTAGCATATGAATTAGAGATCTCTACCAAGATCGGTAAGATACATACATAAATATATATGCACTATATTCATGTAAGTGACACAAAAGGCACAAGGATTTTTCGTTTACTATTTTTTCCCGTATTTGAGAGGATTTATTTTGTTATCTTTCTATGGTGGTATGTACTAGAAAACTAATGTAAATTTTATTACAAATTCGGTTTAGATTAAGCATAACATGTGAGCTATGGCGGTGAATTAATAAAAATGAGATATAAACAACTTTGGAAGTTTAGTATAAATAATTGTATTTATTATGGCTCGTGGATTTCCTTAGAAAATAAGAATAATTTTTTTATCGTATTATTCACTTCTCTGTCCTAGAATCAGGTAGTTCCATTTGTTGCATAATCAGGTATGATAGTAGGATGTAACTTGAATTTTCGATGAATCATTAGAATTAGAAAATTGATGTACTTTATGTTTGGAgcacaataaagaaaataaaagttTACCAAAGATGAGAATCAAATGATTGTGATGTTAATAATTTCCCATTAAAAATCATCGTAGTTTTCAGCGTTGTAGAACTATCAAAATCATAGACCATAGCTAGCTGTTGCAGAGATGTGGATTTATGTTTGAAGATTAATCAATATTTTAAATTTATGAAAAAACCATGTGTACTAAATTTATTGTTCGGTCCATTGACCAGTTTAATCCATGTACTTGTATCTGGTATGAAGAGGATGTGTGTGAGGACATCCTACGATTGAATCGCTTGACTTGAATCAATAAAAACTAGCGCAATGTTGCATGTGAATAAACTTAATTCTCTTACATcacaaaatctcagttgcaaagaTTATGAGACTCACAGGTCAACATAAATCACAGTAGAGTTTGATAGTGTAGACTTTCTTTTTGTTGCAACTCACGTGCAATTTGAAAATTTTGCATTTGCAACCGGTGTGCTATTGCTAGGCGTGCGCGAAACACCACatattctaagagcatctctagcagatttgTATATCGCCTAAATCTTTACATTTTCCGCGTATTTATGGTTCTGCGCGAAAAAACATGGTTAGGGTAGACACCGCAAATTCGACAAATCTGCAATTTTTTTTGCAGACATCGGCATTCACGACCTCCTTGCCCGCACAAAAGGCGATTCAAGGGGCCTTTGCAGGTCAATCCTCATCCTTGCGAGGCAGTGGCACGAAGGGAAAACACCCTCCCCTCCCTTCCCACGCATAGGTCGCCGCCGCAGATCCACCATCCGCGGCCGGATTCCCCCCTCACCGCGGCTCGCTTGCGCCACCATGGCCGCTCCAAACCCACCGGACCTGCCAAGCACCCTCGCGCCAGTCGAATCAACCACCACGGCCAACCCCGCAGCTCCATCCGTTGTCGCCGCCGCCTAGCTCTCGCTCGGTACCATGGCCGATTGATACATCTcacacgtatctataatttttgatactccatgcttattttacaccaatttctatatgttttgtttacacttcgtttcacttttatacattttctggaactaacctattaacaagatgccacggtgttccctgttttctgttgttttgtatttcaaaaaagttgtacaggaaatattctcaaaattggacgaaacaaaagccaaagttcctattttaccgaaatgaagacggagtccagaggagagatgaAGGGGCGCTAGGAGGCGTCCACACCaggcctgggcgcgccccctggccgcgcttaggggtggtgtggccccccgggcacccaccgatctcgcccttccacctatatattcACCTTCTCGGAAAAAACTTaaatacctgagcctccatccacgaaaagttccgtcgcggctgccatcgccgaccctagatGGGAGGGTTCAgaagctcttcccagcaccctgccggagagagatcatcaccagaggcctctacatcgccatgctcgcctccaaagtgatgcgtgagtagttcatccctggactatgggtcaatatcagtagctagatggttgtcttctccaatttgtacctcatgtttagatcttgtgagcttcctatcatgattaagatcatccttatgtaatgctacatgttgtgtttgctgggatccgatgaatattgaatagtatggttgagattgattatatatttgtcatatgttatttgtgatcttgcatgctctccattgctagtagatgctctggccaagtatgtactTGTGACTCCacgagggagtatttatgttcgatattggattcatgcctctagtaatctggaagagtgacaataacacctaaggttgtagatgtgatgttgccactagggtgaaaacaacaatgctttgtataaggataattttattgtttactttacacacattgcttaatgcgataatccattgcttgcaacttaatactgaaaggggtgcagacGCTAACCAGAAGGCGGATTATTatcatagacacagttggattacggtctatgtattatgttgtaatgcccaaatgaatctcatagtaaccatcttgtcatgtatggtctttattctgtcaattgcctagctgtaatttgttcacccaacatgttatttatctttatggagagacacctctactgAACTGTGGACCTCAATCCTTTCTCTTACACTAATAAaatcatcctgttctgtttacttactgcacgcactgttctctttaatttcactgcaaacaaacatctcttaacactatacggttaatcctttgttttcagcaaaaccggtgagagacaacctcactgtaagttggggcaaacgtattttggttgtgttgtgtgcaggttccatgttgttgctaacgccggtagtgcgccctgccacaagtcagctagcaacaccttcagaagtcattcctttcttctactggtcgattaaaccttggtttcttactgaggaaaaacttgctactatgctcatcataccttcctcttggggttccccaacggtgtgcatctgcgcaacatcaagctctttttctagcgctattgccggggagaaagatgaTTTCTGCAAGGTGAGTCTCTATCTCgagtctctttactttgttatagtttttcttagtttattttactttatcttgtttgcttcattatattagAAACATAAAAAAtcagtttctattatagcttttatttctgttgttCTATTTTAGTCTTGCTAGAATGCGTattcctgaagttgaggttcgttcttttaagcaacaagggggagaaagtctaaaagatgcttggtatagaataagtGATGCTCATTATAGATGTACTAAAAAAATTCTACCATGATCTTtcttagaaatttttatgttggtgtaTCTCGCTAGAATAGGTACGTTTTGGATACTCTCACGGGGGGTAATTTTTTGGGTACCCCTGCTTTGGAAGCCTGCAATTTAATTGAAAACTTAGTAGGAATACCACCTACTAATGTTGTTAAAACTAAGATCACTTTAGAAGATGTTGTAAAAAATACTGAGCTCTTTAGagaaaagtttgctaaatttcctTGAGAATGCTAGCAAAATTAATGAATTCATAGAAAGTATCAATAAAAGAATCACCGCCTTAGAGGCTAGCAATCCTCATGATAATAGAAACCTTAGGATTGGTAAACTAGAGGAGGCTATGGAAACTTtaagttcaactttttcttccctTGGTTTGAAAAGGAGAAAGCTTTTGTGGGAAAAAAGCAAAAATCCATGTATGTTCCCAAGGTACCCAAACCAAAACCCCATAATATGTTTGAAATTGATAAATTTTTTAGTACAACTAAGAGTGATTTACATGTTGAATCATCTCAAGGGGTATCTAAAGTGCCTATTTTTACAAGTTGTATTTTAGAGGAaatgattgatcttgatgcttcttcacttgaaataCTTGATGCAAacttttttctgcgcctagctaaaaggcgttaaagaaaagcactctttggagataacccatattttatttctgtaaatttttcttttattgagccttggaagttgttacctctgtagcAACCTATTCTTATcatttttttgtgccaagaatagcctctaattggaagaaggtaagatttggggaagttgctgtccagaaattgattctgtgctgttaccaaaaaaaatcgTAGTCCCAGCaagaacgtaattttgagctgataatgtttgagcatatgccccgggttattatatatcttttgttagttttgcacgtttcgatctgagcaacataggattttccaaaaaatcgatctttacaggctgttctgttttgacatatttctgccactatttgcatttgcctcttattctctttcttttttagttcttttgagagaaagagtttTTAAAAAAGTTgttacagtagctaatgtttgaATGGATGttttatatatgttagaactgaatccaagtggatttgttattctgattgcactaatgctgctaatgagaattgtgtgaagttttgtttgaaggaagttttcaagtgtagggagagaaaaatgatgtaatgagatgaagaatagacaaaagctcaagcttggggatgctcacgTCACTCGAAGAAATATTAAAGAGGTTCAAGCGTCAAAGCGTGGGGATGCCTAGGCTTGGGCATCCACTTATTCATCAACAAAGTATGAGGTCATCTttctatacgctatatttttattgctttatATGCTAtgcgttgttcttggagcgtctttatttttgtttttagtttccttttgttttgtttgctaaagtatatggttggatcccagcttatttgttttggagaatgacacactctgttttaattgtatagaacactctagttttcacttttattgttctgtgagtgttctagtttgctaggatTGTGTTTAGCTTTGCTTTCTCCACTCTTATTTTTTTCAGagtttgttagttttctttaggtgggtatgattatctctctggtctttattgattattatctatgagagttgtttcaaataagtttatTGGTGTTGgaaacgagtaaaatgtttcatgcttatagtgatgcaaaaggaagcttgtttagactgtggcatagactttggcatgtcatgttggatgttattcttattatatgcttagtagttattgttgtagcattacttgtctcaaatagctaagagtgcttaatgtgtcattgaaaaaatcatgtgttgtttccatcataagatgcataatattgtggtattctcatttgatgctttattgggttgacttggcacatgtttatatcatgttatgactataaaccAGTCACCAAAagtctctatgatcatttagttttgacttttaatatcactttatgctttgattaataatgttttgtcgctttgATTAAAATTGTCCAAGCTTTTAATGGAGCCTGCGAAATTTGGAGCCCTTACTCAGTTATCCTAGCTGATTGCTTCCAAAGGTCTCAAAGGATTTGACAGGTCTCGGTTCAACATTGCTCAAGGGAGGCTAATATTGTGGCGCTTAATTTAGCTAGAGTTGCTTTTGATTAAAAAACTGCTATTTTTTGGAACTGCAATCCCCTTAGTTTTATAATTCCTTTTGTAATGAGCGATGTATCCTTGTTTGAGATGAAATAAAGCGTGCCACATGGCTTTCCCTAAAAAAAAACCAGTTTTGACTTTTGAGAGTTCCCCATAACATAACCCCCGCACTGTATTTTCAGATGCATCTCCACGCACAAGAAAGATTCATGCAACTGGATCTAAATTTAAGCCGGATGCACGTGCAACAGATGCAGCTCCCCTGATGAAATGGAACTCCATAGTATAATCCCCGCAAGTTGGCTCGTTATTCCTTTCCAGCTTTCAGGACGACTAAACCCATTGAACCTTGCACGGTGGCGCGAAcaagcgccgccgtcgccgacgacTCCAGAAGCTCTTGGAGCGGTTTCCTAGCGTACGAGCTCCAGTATGTAGCGACTGATCTCTCCATTAGATCCTCGTACGCGTAATCgtgggccggcgccggcgccgccgcgagaGGAGAGCTGGCGTGCTTGTATCATGCATGACGCCGGCGCCCACCCCTGCCTGCCAGTGCCAGGACTATAGGGGCCGTTTTGTTTTCTTATTTTCTGGCTTGTATGCAAACGCGTAGGGGCCGTGCATCAAAAGAAAGTCGTGCCTTGAGCTCTTGTTAAAGTAAGCACACCTCTCGTTAAAATACTCCCTACTCATTGGCATGTGAAGGAGATCGCCCGGCCGACCTTGCCTCACCTCCAACCGGCAATCATCGAGATCGATTTGATTTATCCTCCCCCCCAAGAGATGAT includes:
- the LOC124688539 gene encoding mitochondrial phosphate carrier protein 3, mitochondrial-like, translating into MALSDLSRESLLPSFLYSASPFTAASRLASSASSYQAAAPAPPAPAFGGGAARGGKPFSLNSPNEKIEMYSPAFYAACTAGGIASCGLTHMAVTPLDLVKCNMQINPEKYKSISSGFGVLLKEQGARGFFRGWVPTLLGYSAQGACKFGFYEFFKKTYSDMAGPENAIKYKTLIYLAGSASAELIADVALCPMEAVKVRVQTQPGFARGLSDGLPKFIKAEGAAGLYKGIVPLWGRQIPYTMMKFASFETIVELIYKHAVPVPKSECSKSFQLGISFAGGYIAGVFCAIVSHPADNLVSFLNNAKGATMGDAVKQIGVLGLFTRGLPLRIVMIGTLTGAQWGIYDAFKVMVGLPTTGGVAPVPAAEEGKAIA